In Oryza sativa Japonica Group chromosome 3, ASM3414082v1, one DNA window encodes the following:
- the LOC4331557 gene encoding alkane hydroxylase MAH1: MDKAMAFIPPRDLVVVLPFLALLLPLYIYLRYSRSAKANPSLPTEWPLVGMLPSLVANIHNLFDYATALLAASGNSFEARGPPMSSLRFFVTCDPDNVRHIFINNFANYPKGEEFASFFDVMGDSFFNADGESWRRQRARVQHVMSNPRLLASMAACCRGKVEKGLLPILDRMASAGAPFDLQRLLTRFAFDVTAMAVFGVDTCRLSIDMPPLDVANAMDAVMEVGFFRHTVPVSCWKLMRSLRIGPERKLTAAQRLLRRFVAEMIEKRRVAGGACKATDDEQGGVPPPADIVSSYINDPEYVDEDGNPREFMYATFINYMVAGRDTVGTALSWLFFNLTEHPRVVARIREELEPIASSKAGGGGMVVFDPEETKPLVYLQAALFESMRLYPPGPIERKATLAEDVLPSGHTVRAGDNILIPVYSMGRMASVWGKDSGEYRPERWVTEDGKLRHVPAHRFMPFNAGPRLCLGKDISVLQMKSVAAAVAWNFDLEVVAGHAVEPKVSIVMQIKNGLMVKVKKR, from the coding sequence ATGGACAAAGCTATGGCGTTCATCCCGCCGCgagacctcgtcgtcgtcctcccctTCCTCGCGCTTCTCCTCCCCTTGTACATCTACCTGAGGTACTCGAGGAGTGCAAAGGCTAACCCGTCGCTTCCCACCGAGTGGCCGTTGGTCGGCATGCTCCCTTCCCTCGTTGCCAACATCCACAACCTGTTCGACTACGCCaccgcgctcctcgccgcctccggcaACAGCTTCGAGGCCCGCGGCCCGCCGATGTCCAGCCTCCGGTTCTTCGTGACGTGCGACCCGGACAACGTGCGCCACATCTTCATCAACAACTTCGCCAACTACCCCAAGGGCGAGGAGTTCGCCTCCTTCTTCGACGTCATGGGCGACAGCTTCTTCAACGCCGACGGCGAGTCGTGGCGCCGCCAGCGCGCCAGGGTGCAGCACGTCATGAGCAACCCGCGGCTGCTCGCGTCCATGGCCGCGTGCTGCCGCGGCAAGGTGGAGAAGGGCCTGCTGCCCATCCTGGACCGCATGGCGAGCGCCGGCGCGCCGTTCGACCTGCAGCGCCTGCTCACCAGGTTCGCGTTCGACGTGACGGCCATGGCGGTCTTTGGGGTGGACACGTGCCGCCTGTCCATCGACATGCCGCCGCTCGACGTCGCGAACGCCATGGACGCCGTCATGGAGGTCGGCTTCTTCCGGCACACCGTGCCGGTCTCTTGCTGGAAGCTGATGAGGAGTCTAAGAATCGGCCCGGAGAGGAAGCTCACAGCTGCACAGCGGTTGCTACGCCGGTTCGTCGCGGAGATGATCGAGAAAAGACGAGTAGCCGGCGGCGCCTGCAAGGCCACCGACGACGAGCAAGGAGGTGTACCGCCGCCGGCGGACATCGTGTCCTCCTACATCAACGACCCGGAGTACGTCGACGAGGACGGGAACCCCAGGGAGTTCATGTACGCGACCTTCATCAACTACATGGTCGCCGGGCGCGACACGGTCGGCACTGCGCTGTCGTGGCTCTTCTTCAACCTCACCGAGCACCCGCGCGTCGTGGCGAGAATCAGGGAGGAGCTGGAGCCGATCGCGTCGAGcaaagccggcggcggcggcatggtggTGTTCGACCCCGAGGAGACGAAGCCCCTGGTGTACCTGCAGGCGGCGCTGTTCGAGTCGATGCGGCTGTACCCGCCGGGGCCGATCGAGCGGAAGGCGACGCTGGCGGAAGACGTGCTCCCGAGTGGGCACACGGTGCGCGCGGGGGACAACATCCTGATACCGGTGTACTCCATGGGCAGGATGGCGAGCGTGTGGGGGAAGGACAGCGGCGAGTACAGGCCGGAGCGGTGGGTGACGGAGGACGGCAAACTGCGGCACGTGCCGGCGCACAGGTTCATGCCGTTCAACGCCGGGCCGAGGCTGTGCCTCGGGAAGGACATCTCGGTGCTGCAGATGaagagcgtcgccgccgccgtggcctggAACTTCGACCTCGAGGTGGTGGCCGGCCACGCCGTGGAGCCCAAGGTGTCGATCGTGATGCAGATCAAGAACGGCCTCATGGTGAAGGTGAAGAAGCGGTAG